The following are encoded in a window of Methanomicrobia archaeon genomic DNA:
- the moaC gene encoding cyclic pyranopterin monophosphate synthase MoaC — translation MQQRRSAGMIDISQKGEVERVATASGRIQLRRSTIEKLQSGTTKKGNVLASAELAAILAVKKTPEVIPLCHQINIANVTVDFTVGDEDIRASVSVKSVGKTGVEMDALHGLAVALLTVWDMVKAEEKDETGNYPYTKIEEIVVDKKEKRPLNQSN, via the coding sequence ATGCAGCAACGGCGTAGCGCGGGCATGATAGACATAAGCCAGAAAGGCGAAGTCGAACGCGTAGCGACAGCGTCTGGCAGGATACAACTGAGACGGAGCACGATCGAGAAATTGCAAAGCGGCACGACCAAGAAGGGGAATGTGCTTGCGAGTGCAGAACTCGCAGCGATCTTAGCAGTGAAGAAAACGCCCGAGGTCATTCCGCTCTGCCACCAGATAAATATCGCGAACGTAACGGTTGACTTTACCGTCGGCGACGAGGATATAAGAGCCTCGGTATCGGTGAAATCCGTGGGGAAAACCGGTGTGGAGATGGACGCGCTTCATGGGTTAGCTGTGGCGTTACTGACGGTCTGGGACATGGTGAAAGCGGAAGAGAAGGACGAAACGGGCAACTATCCGTACACGAAGATAGAAGAGATCGTCGTGGATAAGAAGGAGAAACGACCTCTCAACCAAAGTAACTAA